ATGGAAACAGCTTCGGCTAAATCGAAAAATTCCGTATCTTCCGAAACGACGATTTTATAATCCCATAAATTTTCTATATATTTCAAATCAGTTGTATCTAATTTTACTTCTAAACGGCATGAACTTGGAAAAATTGTTCGTTTGATAGATTTGAAAGCTCCACCGAAAGATTGGCAAGAAACCAACAAAAATAACATCGAAATCCAAACTAAAAGCTTACGCATACATTTTCTCCAAACCGAATGTTCTCTGTTCTACGATTGTTGGCTGGATTTGCCAAGTCTTTCCTGAATGAAACAGAAATTCTTTCCAATTTTTTTTATTGAGACAAAGAATTTCGCTATGCTTTCATTGCTTTTGAAGTGCATTAAAGTCGATGTTTGTCTTTGAATTAAAAAAACAATTTTTAAAACTTCCTGCTCCGTCTTCCATTCCTGCAGGCAATTACCAGATCCAATGGTTAGGACCAAAATGGTTCCAATGGACCGCTAAAACTGGCTTACAATTTTTACACTTTCGTAATTGGTGGGGAAAATCATTTGATGGAAAAGAAGAAGCAATCAATTTATTTCAAAATCCTGGTGAGGAATCCTTCCAAAAAAAATATAAGATGTTAGTATCTTTTGAAACCTCACCTTTCGACAAAAAAACTTCCTTATTTTTACGATATACTAAAGAATCACCTTTCCCTTGGCCTTATTTTATAGATGAATTTCGAATCCAAAATAATGGAGAATTACTAGGGATGAGTTACCCTCGTTTTGCACCTTTCCTAGCCTTACCATTTCTCATCCAAAAACGATAAACCGATCCGCAAAAACACTTTCAATCCTATAAATTTTTTCGTCTGATGGAGGGTATGGTGAATCATCCCTCCCTTGAAATCCAAATTTTAGCATATTTTGAGGATATTGTATTTTCTATCGGATATCCGAATTTAGAAATCCTTTATACAAGCCCATCGATTCAAACTCTCACAGGGTATGATAGCCAATACTTCCTAGATAATAAACAATCATGGCAAAAATTCATCTTCAATGAAGATAGAAATTTAATTAAACGAGCGTTAAACTCAATTAGAAAGTTTCAAAAATTTCGTTTGCGATTTAGAATCTTAACAAAAAACAACCAAATCAAGTTCATTGAATGTAAAGGGAGATTAATCCAAAATCAAACAGATAATACAAATCGTGTTGATGGAATCGTCACAGATATCTCTGATCTACTCCCTTTAGAAAATCTATTTTTAGACGAATCTGTAGACACCAAACATTTATTATTCGAGAATAATATCATTTTTAATGGTACACAAGATTCCATGTTTTTGATAGAATTGGTAGAACCTGACCAATATTTAATTCGGAGAATCAACCAAGCATACGAAAAGTCAACCGGGATCACGCAAACAATGGTCCAAGGCAAAACTCCAATTGAACTTTTAGGTGAAGAAGTTGGAAATGTTGTCATCAATAACTTCAAAAGAGCAATCCAATCAAAAGAAACAATCACTTATGAAGAAAGTTTTGCGATGCCAGCTGGAACAAAAATCTGGATCACAGAACTCACTCCAGTCGAAATTGATGGAAAATTTAAATACATTGTAGGTTCTAGTAAAGATATCACAGAACAAAAATTAGCTGAAAATGCGCTAAAAGAGTATAACGAACGATATGCATTAATCCTAGAAGTGAGTTCTGACGGTTGGTTTGATTGGGATTTGGTAAATAATACAGTCATTTATTCTAGACGATGGTGGTTGGAATTTGGCAACGATGAAAAACCAGAAAATGTTCCCATCGGTTACTGGCAAAGTTTAATCCATCCAGATGATGCCGATTGGGTAAAAGAATTTTTAGAAAACATACTAACCTCTCAAAGGGAAACATTTGAATTCACATTCCAAATGAAAAAACGAAAGGGAAATTATGTACATGTATTATCGAAGTGTTATATCCAAAGAGATTCTTCTGGAAATAAAATTCGATTATTAGGATCTAATACCGATCTAACTGAAACCAAAAAAATTGAATATACTTTAAGGCATGCAAAAGAATTAGCAGAAGCAGCAAATATTGCAAAGGGAAATTTTTTGGCAAATATGAGCCATGAAATTCGAACACCTCTCAATGGAATCATTGGATTCACTGAACTTTTATTAAGCTCTTCCCTCTTGGATGAACAAAAAGAATATTTAAAAAATATTTCTTTGTCTGGCAAAAGTTTATTAGAGTTAGTGAACCAAATTTTAGATTTTTCAAAAATTGATTCAGGAAAATTGGAATTCGAATCCATTAATACTCATTTAGAAGATTTAGTCCATTCCACAGTTGATTTATTCAAAGTTTCAGCTGCGTCGAAAGGAATTGATTTGCAATTGCACATTGATTCAAGTTTACCAAAATATGTTTCACTCGATCCACTTCGAATTCGCCAGATACTTTCAAATTTGATCGGGAACGCAATTAAATTCACACATGAAGGATCTGTAAAAGT
The sequence above is a segment of the Leptospira sp. WS39.C2 genome. Coding sequences within it:
- a CDS encoding PAS domain-containing protein encodes the protein MVNHPSLEIQILAYFEDIVFSIGYPNLEILYTSPSIQTLTGYDSQYFLDNKQSWQKFIFNEDRNLIKRALNSIRKFQKFRLRFRILTKNNQIKFIECKGRLIQNQTDNTNRVDGIVTDISDLLPLENLFLDESVDTKHLLFENNIIFNGTQDSMFLIELVEPDQYLIRRINQAYEKSTGITQTMVQGKTPIELLGEEVGNVVINNFKRAIQSKETITYEESFAMPAGTKIWITELTPVEIDGKFKYIVGSSKDITEQKLAENALKEYNERYALILEVSSDGWFDWDLVNNTVIYSRRWWLEFGNDEKPENVPIGYWQSLIHPDDADWVKEFLENILTSQRETFEFTFQMKKRKGNYVHVLSKCYIQRDSSGNKIRLLGSNTDLTETKKIEYTLRHAKELAEAANIAKGNFLANMSHEIRTPLNGIIGFTELLLSSSLLDEQKEYLKNISLSGKSLLELVNQILDFSKIDSGKLEFESINTHLEDLVHSTVDLFKVSAASKGIDLQLHIDSSLPKYVSLDPLRIRQILSNLIGNAIKFTHEGSVKVSVIKKESLGDFVTIEFIVSDTGIGIDLNSHSRLFASFSQADTSITRKYGGTGLGLTITNELLLKMNSKLNINSKLGEGSKFSFELSLEEKYSGDNVSSIFVENPTQTIETEFGQIPNFYYDLLIVEDNDLNRRLLSKLLQKKYPNINLRYAIDGVEALAQFQLKKPDLIIMDLQMPIMDGYTATIEIRKLEKEQNKKTPVIALTAGAYYTVKDTAMESGMDDFLTKPISAHYLYQTIEKWLTSSSM